The Marinomonas sp. CT5 genome contains the following window.
CACTTTAGGCTTTAATTACCGTATGACCGAGTTGCAAGCGGCTCTTGGCCTATCTCAACTATCGCGCTTGGACGATTTTATTGCTCGACGCCACAAGCAGTTTCAAAACTACCAAAGGTTACTCAAAGATTTACCCGTAATCTTGCCTTATCAGGACAAAGACAATTATTCGTCATTACACCTGTTTCCCATTTTATTACCCATCGGCAATGAAACCGCTAGAAAAGGGGTATTTGACAGTTTGCGTCAGGCCGGTGTGGGGACTCAGGTGCATTATATCCCTGTGCATATCCAACCATATTATCAACAGCTTGGTTTTGCAGGTGGCGACTTCCCGATCGCTGAAGATTATTACGCTCGTACCTTGAGCTTGCCGCTTTTTGCCGACCTTACTTACGCACAGCAAGAGCGAGTCGCTTTAATTTTAAAGCATGCTTTGATTGCTAACCGTGTGATGAGCGCCTAAACCATGAAGAACTCTGCTGAATCACCAAGCTATCGAGTTGCTGTTATTCCTGCTCGTGGCGGCTCGCAACGTATACCAAGAAAGAATATTCGTCTATTAGACGGAAAGCCTTTGATTGCTTATTCGATTGAAACAGCAAAGGCTTCAGGCTTATTTGATCGTATTATTGTGTCTACCGATGATGATGAAATAGCTAGCGTCGCGCGGCAATTTGGCTCGGAAACGCCCTTCCTACGTCCTGCGGATTTGGCGGATCATATGACTGGAACAACTCCAGTCATGCAGCATGCTTTGAACCAAATAATGAAAGAAGGCAAAACACCTGACCAAGCCTGTCTCATTTATGCCACCTGCCCAATGTTAACGCCTGAAGATCTTCAGCAAGGTTTAGCACAACTAGACAAAACAACGGCCTTCTGTTTTTCGGCAACGACCTTTGCCTTTCCCATTCAGCGCGCGCTTCATATTCAAAAAAATGGTGAATTAGCCCCCATGTTCCCTGAACACATTGGCAAACGCTCACAAGATTTAATCGAAGCAATTCATGATGCGGGGCAGTTCTATTGGGCAAGCACGAAAGATTGGTTTGAGCAGGAAATTTTTGGTCCTAGGTCCAAGCCACTGATGCTGCCAAGACACAGAATTCAGGACTTAGATACCGAAGAAGATTGGTTGCGCTTAACACAAATCATGGCGCTGAAAAATAAGAGTTAATCTTTTCAGCCACACGCTTAGCGCCGTTTCCATCCACTAAGCTGCGTGCGGTTTTACGGGCACGCTCTTGCCATGCTTTGTCTAACCAACGCTGACTTGCCTCCTTCACCAAAGCTTCAATTCGTTGCTGCCGCACGCTTTCAGCGACATTATCAAACCGAATGGAGCGACACCAACCCAAGGGAGTATGCTGCTCTAAGGAGCGTGTTTGATTATCGGCCACCTGAGCAAATAGCGTTGGTACGCCCACACAAGCTAACTCAAATAGCGTTCCACCCGCAGCGGAAATCGCCAATTTCGCCCGTTGCATCAAAGGAGTAACATTCGTTATCCCCTGCTCAACAGCAATATGCTTTTCTTTACAGAAGCAGATGACTTGATCAGCGTTTTTGGCATTCGCCCCCAGCAACACTTGAATATCTTGCATTGGAAAACCAAATGACTCCAAGGCGTCTAAAATTGGCCACGTTAAAGCCAAAGGATCGGTTCCCCCCAAGGTAATAAGCAGTTGATTTGGGGTACTGTCACTTGACTCTAAGCGCTGAAAGGTGGGTCTTAATAAGGCATAGGAACTTCCCGTTAATGGACATTCTATCCGTTGGGAATAGGTTTCTTTGAGTGGGTTTAGGAGCCATTTACAAGAGAAGTCGCCCCTATCATTCATGTCATCTAACACCAGTAAATTTGGCTGATGTTGATGCAATTCCGTAATCTCTTCGGCACTGTAGCCGTAGTGATCCAATACCACGACATCAGCCTGTTTCGCCAAAGCTAAAAACTCAGACTTACACTCTTCTTCTGATTTGCCGCCAATAAAACAATCTTCAGGGGAAGCAAAGGCTTGATAACGACGATCTACCACAAACTGACATTGCCAGCCTAATTCGTCAAAGGCATGGATCAAGGCTTGGCAGCGAACTCTGTGCCCCATGCCGATTTCGACAGAAGCATCGGCTCGCACCAAAAGTTTCACGCCATCATATCCCAAGCAAGCGGTTGACCTTTTTGTGCATCGACAGCCAAAGTTTTTCCTAATACCTCTGGCCAATGTTTAGGTGCTAACCCATAGGATGGGCGAATAATTTTCAGATGCTCTTCGGTCAGAACCGTTCCAGCAGGCAAATCGGCCGCCACATAAATAGAACGACGATATTTCTTCGCAGCTTGTTCTGCCTCTGAACCACCGTAAGTTACGGTGCCAAGGGCCGCTTTAGCGGCTCGACAAGCCACCACCAGCGCTTTCATCTCTTCGGGCTCCATAGAGAATTCAGCATCAACACCGCCAGCACTTCGATCTAAAACAAAGTGCTTTTCGATAACGGTCGCACCGAGCGCCGTTGCTGCGACAGCCGCACCTAAGCCTTGGGTGTGGTCAGATAATCCAACTGGGCAATTTGTTTTTGCTGCTAAATCGGCCATTGTCACTAGGTTAGAATCTTCAATTTTGGAAGGGTAAGTACTGGTGCACTTAAGCAAGGTGAGCGGGTTATCGCCAATAGCGCGAATGGTGGCCACAGCCTCGGCAATTTCCTCTTCGCTCGCCATTCCCGTCGACATAATAATCGGCTTGCCCGTGCGAGCGACGGCCTGAATCAGTGGAATATCCGTCATCTCAAAAGAAGCTATTTTGTACAGGGGAACGTCGATGGATTCTAAAAATGCCACTGCCGTTAAATCAAAAGGCGAACTAAAAGCAACTAACCCTAGCGACTCAGCCAATTCAAACAAAGGCTTATGCCATTCCCAAGGGGTTGAGGCTTTTTTGTATAGATCATACAAGTTGGAGCCACGCCACAAACTATCGCTTTCAGATACCATGAATTCACCATGACGCACGTCTAACGTCATGGTATCTGGCGTATAGGTTTGCAGCTTAATAGCATCCACCCCCGCCTCTGCGGCAGCGTGAATCATTGCTTTAGCTAGTTCAAAATCTTGATCATGGTTGCCCGATAACTCAGCAATAATAAAAGGCGTTCGTTCGAACATAATTAACCATTGTAATAAGTGATAAGGTGATCGTTGCCTTGATCCACATAATCAGACGCTTGTTGCAGCATGCTTGGCATTTCTTCCAAAAATTCACACCAAGGTGTGAACAAGTGGCGCGCACGAGCAACCGTTTCCGCTTCGTCCTCATACTTAAATAAAAACTGCACTATTAGAAAAGCGGAATAAGTAAAAGAGCCTATCAACAGGTCATGAATATGACGGTAAACACTGCCTCGTAAAAAATAAATCTCACGGTGATAAGACCAAAGCAGGTTACAAACATCTTCACGCGTTTTAATCGTATCGTCCCAACCACTTCGAAGCGTTTTACTAATCTTGAGAAAATCATCCACAGAAATGAGGCTATCTGTTGTTTGTTGCAAAATAGCAGTAGGCGGATCCGTAAAGAAAGCACTCTCTAACAAATCAATAACTTTTTTGTGGTCAATGACAGGATCTGTAATAAGAACATCTTCAATCGGCAGTGGGGTCACGCCTTCAATTTTCGCCACATCCGATAAATTATAGCTCTCAAAATTACGGCGTTTTTTCAAAGATCGAATAAGAGATTCAAGTTGTACTCTGGTAGTATCCATCATGCCCGTCGCATAAACTGTGCCACCAAAGTTCCCTTCTCGTTCAACTAGTACCGCTTCTTGGAAAGTCTGAAAACCAGTTTCTTTACCATCTTTATAATAACCACTGTGCGCAGAATGATGGGTATTTTTGTCTTTAAACCCGTTATCGATACCTAGGAAATAAACATTATTAAGACCAAATAAATGCACATAAGACAAAGCCAAATTGGCAACAACAGGATTACAGTAATTCAGTTGAACATAATTTTTGTCATCACCTTGAGCACGGGCATGCCCTAAAATCAATGAGGTAATAGCTTCACCTGGTTTCAAGCCCATTCCAGAACGCTCAAAGTAATCAAAATATTCAGGGTGCATAACATCAACACTCAGCCCCCAAATACCTTTCAAATACTCTTTATCTAAAAAGAGAAACTTATCAACTGTCTGTTTCATGCGCTCAATATCCACATGAATATCAGGAACAATACCCAATTTACTAAGGGTATTAATTGTGGAACCACATGATATTAACAAGACCTGCTCACGAACCTCCTTGATCAATTCAATACCTTGATCAAGTGAAGGACCATTTCCTAAAATAAAAACAGGCACATTAGTCACCCATTTCGGTAATTTTTCACGACCTTGGAAATGAGCGACTTTCGTTTTAGGTAATGATCTTAGGCCTTGAGCAATACCAATTAAAGCATCGTCAAAGAAACCCCATCCCATAACTTGACGCGAATAATGTTTTTTAAAATATTCAAAGGCTTTATTATTTTCAGGGCTTTTATAGCCCATGAAAAGGTACGTTTCCGGTGCTAAGAAGTAACCATTTTCTTGTAACTGAAGGAGGTAAGTATCTGTAAATTCGTCCGGTTGGATGCCTAAGAAAAAATGAATTGTCCTACCATCGCGATTAAACTTTTCTAGTATGTCTTCCCAATCTATCGCATACAAAGAATAGTGAAAAAAGTCTAAGTCACTTTCGTAAAGGTAAAGGTGCTTTATTTCTCTTCTACTAAGCAGTAATTCAAGTTGATAACCAAATTCTATGCCAAACACAATAGCGGCACCGACAAAATCTGGCCATTCGTCCTGCTTTGCTAAACCAACAGATTGAACTTCAACTTCGTCGAGAATTTTATTGCTATAAAAGACATGACGGCTCTCATTATTAACAGAGCGCTCAAGATTAAGAAGGGTTTTCGCAGGCTTAGAAAGCGCATAATCGACTTTGTCTTTGGCTTGAGCTCTAGGGTCTTTTGAAAATAAAGGAACACCAATGTCTTCCCTAAATACATTCATATCCCCAGATTCTTCCATATAAACATAGCGTTTTTTAGGCTGATAACCTTGGAGCTCTTCATAAATATGCGGCATGATCTGAGAGAAGGTTGTCATATTTTTAATATAACGATCTGTGAGCTCTTGGTCTTTTTCTCTTAACCTAACGACCCCTTCTTTGAAGGTCGCGAGAAATTCCTCTGCATGCTTAATTTTAGAGCCATTGTCTTCATTCTGCATGCTTCACGCCTTTATATTTACTGACACTTTTACGGACTTTGATAGATTGATACAACTGATTTTGCATTGCTTTGTGGGTATTTTTGAGTATTTGCGTTGCTGACTGGTGAACTTTAATAAAAGACTTTAACTTTTCATTGGCTAGAACATTTTCTTTTTCAGGTGCTAATGAAAAGATAAAATCATTATACTCTGAACACAAGCGCTGAATTTCATCTGAATTTTCTAATGATACTGCTTTTTCTAAATCTTCAGTTAACTGGGTCAACTGCTCTAGATCAAGCATTAACAGCCCCAGCTGTCACATCATTTGCACCACTGTAAGCTTGCTGTTTATCAGCTTCCGTGATTTGATCCCAAGCACCTTTAATTTGTAGTATCAAAGCAATGACTTGATCAATAACAGCACAATCTTTCGATACACTGGCCTCATTAATGCGGATAATCATGTAATCATACAATCCGTCTAAATTGTCAACAAGCTCAGGATTAACATCTCGGTCTAAGGCGTCTCTAAGTGCATTGATGATCTCAATTGCGCGAGTAAAAGCAGCCGCTTTTCCGGCCCAATCTGCACGTTCAATGCAGCCCTTACCCAACGCTAAGCGTTCTAAAGCACCCTGCATTAAAAGTTGTATGACTCTATGAGGATCTGCCGAGGCTAAATCGGATTTAATAGAGTCCTTTTTATAGGCCTGAATCCCTTTTTTCCCGTACATAAAACAACCTCAAATATTTACAAAAACGACAGCGTCGCCATATTACATTTTATTTAGCATTGAGTTCAGATAATCACCTTGAGCATTCATGTTCGCAAGCTGGGTGTCTAAGCTAGTGAACTTACTGCGCAAAGATGCTTCGTACTTCTCCATGCGTGCCTCGTAGTCAGCAAGTGACTCTTCAGTATTACTTATCGACTTAGATACAGAATCCTTTAGGGTACTATTCATTCCTCTTGGACCTGTATAGCTATCTAACAAGCTATCAAGAGACTTTGCTAATCCATTATCCCCAACAAACAAAGAAGCTACAGCGTCGAAATCGGTATCAGCGGCACGATTAAATTTTTCACTATCATAAGAGAGAGTGCCATTATCTAGCAGCTCAACGCCAACATCAAAAATAGAAGTAAATGGACTGTTTGGACTGCCACGATTAGACATTAAGTCACCTGCCAAAGAGGTACTTAAATTTCGAATCATACTGTTGCCATTTAAAACAGCACCTTTTGCGGAGTTCTGTTTAAAAACAGCGATTAACTCATTATAGGAATTTACGAAACCTTGAATGCTTTCTTCAACTTGCTCTTTGTTGTAGGTCACTTCAACTTTGGCAGGTTCTTTTGATACATCCAAAGCCTTAATAGAAAGTCCCGCAATAGCATCATCAAAATCATTAGAGTCACTACGTACTGAAATACCATCAACAGTAATATAGGCATCTTGCGCTTCACCACCTTCAGGAACACTTAAACCAGGAAAAAAACCACCTAATGCTGCGCTGTCTAACGTTAAGTTACTACTATCAATATTGAGTGTGTTTCCTGCCCCTGTTTTTGTTGAGGTGATGGTGAAAAACATATGGCCTTCACCGTCATCTACTAAGTTAGCAGAGACGCCAAAATCTTTCCCTTCAGAATTTATCAGCTCACGAAGTTTTGACAAGGTCGTACCAGGTTTGACATCCAACTCAAGCTCTTCATCACCAGCCGTTAAGGTAAGCTTACCGCCAGATGAGGTAACGACTTCATCTCGTGAGGAAAAGGATGTGATATCTGAAATGAGACGGCTACCTTTAGCCAACTGGTTTACTTGAATCGAGTATTTATCAGTGGAAGCCGTTTTATCAGGAGTAACCGTGAAAGCTTCTTTGCCATTTTTCTGCTCGACAATGGCATTACGGCCAGAAAAAAGCGTATCATCGTTTAAGTTTTTCACGAAGGTTTTAAAATTATCTATTGCTGAACCCACTGAACCAAGGGCAGAGAGTTCGGCTTCGTAACCAGCTAACTTGTCTTCATATAATTTTACTTTTGTATCTCTTCTGGCGCTTACCATATCACTTACTAGAGACTCAAGATCCATACCGGATCCAGCACCTAATGAGCCAATAGCCATACAAAATCTCCTAGTTTCAACACCTTATATTTACAACAAATCAAACTTCACTATTAACTAATGTTCCTTTCACATCACTTAACTGACTCATGATAGCATCAATTCTTTCCGACATTTTTAGAAACTCTTCTGTCGGCATCTGACGAACCACGTCACCTGTTGTTTGATCTAATACTTTAACGATATTTTTGCTTCTATCTTCCGTCATCTCAAATGATAATTGAACGTTCAGCTGAGACATCTTTTTATTAGCATTCACAATTTTTTCAGGATCAATTTTAGGCGAATGCGCAAAACTCTGATTGCTACTCTTATTATCCGCCTTGTTACTATCGGCCGAATTTTGAATAGCTTTAGCATTCGCTTCACGTTGCGCCCTAAATTGCTCTCCCGTACGCTGATCCTGCCTAGTAGCAACGACTCCCAAAGACTGTTTAGAAAAATCACTAGAATTAATAGACATACACTAGTCCTCTGAATGAAACAAAAGCTGGAACAAAGCTCCAGCTTTCCGTTACCACTAATTTTAGCCTAGAAGAGACAACGCTGTTTGCGGACGTTGGTTTGCTTGAGCCAAAATTGATGAGCTCGCCTGTTGAAGAATCTGAGCACTTGTTAGTTTAGCAGTTTCTTCAGCAAAGTCAGCATCACGTACACGTGAACGTGCAGCGGATACGTTTTCTTGTATGTTACTCAAGTTACTGATACTTGAACCCAAACGGTTTTGAACAGCACCTAATTCGGCACGTTTAGAGCCTACAGCAGAAATCATATTATCCAAAATATCGATCATACTTTGTGCATTGGCCATCGTTGTAACAGATGGTGCTCCAAAACCTTGCTCTTGATCGCCAAAACTTCTAGAACGACTCGCTGGTGGCTCTGGCATTTTAGGAGCGTTAGGGTCTACATAAACTTCGCCACGAGCTTCTGCATCAGCTTTCGCTTGAATCTCAGGGTCTACATACTCTTCACCATTGGCTTCAGCTTCTGCTCTTGCTTCTGCTTTTGCAGCTTCTTTCTGAGCATTATACTCAGCGGTTCTTGCTTCAAAAGTATCAACTTCTTCTTGATATTTTGCTTCATCTGCAGCGTTTGAAGACAAACCAGCCATCGTGAAGCCACCATTATTTGCATAATCCTGGTTATCACCTTTACTCAAGTCAAAGCTGATTGTTTGGTTTGCATCAGCACCAACTTGATATACACCCTCGTAACTACCATCTAGTAGAGCACGTCCACCAAAGGTTGTATCAGAGGCGATACGGTCAATCTCTGTAGACAAAGCACTAATTTCTTGTTGAAGCGCTTTACGATCATCTTCAGAGTTCGAGCCATTCGCAGATTGAATAGACAAAGTACGCATACGTTGCAGCATGTTTGTCGTTTCATCCAATGCACCTTCCGCAGTTTGCGCAACAGAAATACCATCATTGGCGTTACGAACAGCCTGATTCAAACCATTAACCTGAGAGGTTAATCGGTTAGATACCTGTAAACCTGCCGCATCGTCTGCCGCACTGTTAATACGCAAACCAGAAGACAAACGCTGGAAAGAGGTATCTAGAGTATTACCTGATTTCATCAACTGTCGCTGAGCACTTAAAGATGAAATATTCGTATTTACGTATAAAGCCATTATAGCCTCCTAGTTTTCATTTTATCCTGCAAATAAAGCAGCTCGTATAAGGTTTTCGACAACACTTTGAAAACCTTTAGTCAATTTAGGAATTTTTTTTCCCACATTCGGTAAAAAAACTCCCATCAAACGGCAAAAAAATGCCTAATTCATTGTTTCTAAAGACATTTAGAAACAATTTATTTTTAGAAAAATCTTTGCAATTTCTTTAAAAAAGACAAAAAACGCACATTTTTCTTAAAATCTCTCTATTTTCACGAAGCGGAGATATAACCCTTAAATTATTGCCAAAATTTGCGCCCTGATTTTGCCTCTTCCGGCAAATTTCCCCACAAAAAAGGAGTGTTTTTTGCCGCTCAAAATAACAATCAAAATTGATAGTCATCTCCTCTCAACAAACGGATAAAAAAGACACAAGGCGCCATTCTGCTAAAGCCACGCACAACGACTTAACAGTTATATGTCTTCGCAAAATATCTCTATTTAAGATCTGACTATTCATCTTGAAGTCCCCATTCAAGTGGAACAGACACACCCACTAGACAAGCGAGCGAACATGGCGGAAGGTGTCGAATTGAGCAGCCCGGCAAATAGAATTTAGGCAGAGTGTCTAGCCGTCGCCGAACAACAAAACGCCACAGCAAAATATCGCCGTTAATGATCTGACTATTCATCTTGAAGCCCCCATTCAAGTGGAACAGACACGCCCACTCGACAAGCGAGCGAACATGACAGAAGGTGTCGAATTGATAAAACAGGCAAATAGAATTGAGGCAGAGTTCCCAACAAACGCCGAACAACAAAACGCCACAGCAAAATATCGCTATTAATGATCTGGCTATTCATCTTGGACTCCCCACTCAAGTGGGACAGACACACTCATTTGTCGACCGAACAAACATGGCAATTCATGCCAAATTAAACAGACAGGTAAGTAGAATTGAGGCAGAGCTCCCAACAAACGCCGAACAACAAAACGCCACAGCAAAATATCGCTATTAATGATCTGGCTATTCATCTTGGACTCCCCACTCAAGTGGAACAGACACACTCATTCGGCGACCGAACAAACATGGCGGAAGGTGTCGAATTGAGCAGACCGACAAATAGAGTTGAGGCAGAGTGTCTAGCCAACGCCGAACAGCAAAACGCCACAGCAAAATATCGCCGTTAATGACCTGGCTATTCATCCTGAACTCCCCATACAAACGGAACAGGCACACACAGCTGAAAACCAAGCGAACATGGCAGGTCATGCCGAATTAAGCAGATAGGTAAATAGAATTGAGGCAGAGTTTCCAACAAACGCCGGACAGAAAAACACCACTGCAAAATATCATCATGACTATTCATCAGACCACCTTCGCCCATTTGGGCCAGAAAGAGATGAACGAAAAAGACAACACACATAAACATTCAACAGCTCATTGCTTTTCAAAAAAGCAAATAGATCATCCTGTTGAGGTCTAAAACTTAAAACGCAGAGGATGGAAAAGTGGCGGGCCCAATTTTTGACATAGCCATTCACTCCCTCTTTGCTATCCATAAAACATAAGCAAGAGAGCCAAGGTATGATACTGAGCCTGAAGAGCCTGCCATA
Protein-coding sequences here:
- a CDS encoding 6-hydroxymethylpterin diphosphokinase MptE-like protein, yielding MQNEDNGSKIKHAEEFLATFKEGVVRLREKDQELTDRYIKNMTTFSQIMPHIYEELQGYQPKKRYVYMEESGDMNVFREDIGVPLFSKDPRAQAKDKVDYALSKPAKTLLNLERSVNNESRHVFYSNKILDEVEVQSVGLAKQDEWPDFVGAAIVFGIEFGYQLELLLSRREIKHLYLYESDLDFFHYSLYAIDWEDILEKFNRDGRTIHFFLGIQPDEFTDTYLLQLQENGYFLAPETYLFMGYKSPENNKAFEYFKKHYSRQVMGWGFFDDALIGIAQGLRSLPKTKVAHFQGREKLPKWVTNVPVFILGNGPSLDQGIELIKEVREQVLLISCGSTINTLSKLGIVPDIHVDIERMKQTVDKFLFLDKEYLKGIWGLSVDVMHPEYFDYFERSGMGLKPGEAITSLILGHARAQGDDKNYVQLNYCNPVVANLALSYVHLFGLNNVYFLGIDNGFKDKNTHHSAHSGYYKDGKETGFQTFQEAVLVEREGNFGGTVYATGMMDTTRVQLESLIRSLKKRRNFESYNLSDVAKIEGVTPLPIEDVLITDPVIDHKKVIDLLESAFFTDPPTAILQQTTDSLISVDDFLKISKTLRSGWDDTIKTREDVCNLLWSYHREIYFLRGSVYRHIHDLLIGSFTYSAFLIVQFLFKYEDEAETVARARHLFTPWCEFLEEMPSMLQQASDYVDQGNDHLITYYNG
- the fliS gene encoding flagellar export chaperone FliS; this translates as MYGKKGIQAYKKDSIKSDLASADPHRVIQLLMQGALERLALGKGCIERADWAGKAAAFTRAIEIINALRDALDRDVNPELVDNLDGLYDYMIIRINEASVSKDCAVIDQVIALILQIKGAWDQITEADKQQAYSGANDVTAGAVNA
- the pseF gene encoding pseudaminic acid cytidylyltransferase yields the protein MKNSAESPSYRVAVIPARGGSQRIPRKNIRLLDGKPLIAYSIETAKASGLFDRIIVSTDDDEIASVARQFGSETPFLRPADLADHMTGTTPVMQHALNQIMKEGKTPDQACLIYATCPMLTPEDLQQGLAQLDKTTAFCFSATTFAFPIQRALHIQKNGELAPMFPEHIGKRSQDLIEAIHDAGQFYWASTKDWFEQEIFGPRSKPLMLPRHRIQDLDTEEDWLRLTQIMALKNKS
- a CDS encoding flagellar protein FlaG; the protein is MSINSSDFSKQSLGVVATRQDQRTGEQFRAQREANAKAIQNSADSNKADNKSSNQSFAHSPKIDPEKIVNANKKMSQLNVQLSFEMTEDRSKNIVKVLDQTTGDVVRQMPTEEFLKMSERIDAIMSQLSDVKGTLVNSEV
- the pseI gene encoding pseudaminic acid synthase, producing the protein MFERTPFIIAELSGNHDQDFELAKAMIHAAAEAGVDAIKLQTYTPDTMTLDVRHGEFMVSESDSLWRGSNLYDLYKKASTPWEWHKPLFELAESLGLVAFSSPFDLTAVAFLESIDVPLYKIASFEMTDIPLIQAVARTGKPIIMSTGMASEEEIAEAVATIRAIGDNPLTLLKCTSTYPSKIEDSNLVTMADLAAKTNCPVGLSDHTQGLGAAVAATALGATVIEKHFVLDRSAGGVDAEFSMEPEEMKALVVACRAAKAALGTVTYGGSEAEQAAKKYRRSIYVAADLPAGTVLTEEHLKIIRPSYGLAPKHWPEVLGKTLAVDAQKGQPLAWDMMA
- a CDS encoding flagellin → MALYVNTNISSLSAQRQLMKSGNTLDTSFQRLSSGLRINSAADDAAGLQVSNRLTSQVNGLNQAVRNANDGISVAQTAEGALDETTNMLQRMRTLSIQSANGSNSEDDRKALQQEISALSTEIDRIASDTTFGGRALLDGSYEGVYQVGADANQTISFDLSKGDNQDYANNGGFTMAGLSSNAADEAKYQEEVDTFEARTAEYNAQKEAAKAEARAEAEANGEEYVDPEIQAKADAEARGEVYVDPNAPKMPEPPASRSRSFGDQEQGFGAPSVTTMANAQSMIDILDNMISAVGSKRAELGAVQNRLGSSISNLSNIQENVSAARSRVRDADFAEETAKLTSAQILQQASSSILAQANQRPQTALSLLG
- the fliD gene encoding flagellar filament capping protein FliD, translating into MAIGSLGAGSGMDLESLVSDMVSARRDTKVKLYEDKLAGYEAELSALGSVGSAIDNFKTFVKNLNDDTLFSGRNAIVEQKNGKEAFTVTPDKTASTDKYSIQVNQLAKGSRLISDITSFSSRDEVVTSSGGKLTLTAGDEELELDVKPGTTLSKLRELINSEGKDFGVSANLVDDGEGHMFFTITSTKTGAGNTLNIDSSNLTLDSAALGGFFPGLSVPEGGEAQDAYITVDGISVRSDSNDFDDAIAGLSIKALDVSKEPAKVEVTYNKEQVEESIQGFVNSYNELIAVFKQNSAKGAVLNGNSMIRNLSTSLAGDLMSNRGSPNSPFTSIFDVGVELLDNGTLSYDSEKFNRAADTDFDAVASLFVGDNGLAKSLDSLLDSYTGPRGMNSTLKDSVSKSISNTEESLADYEARMEKYEASLRSKFTSLDTQLANMNAQGDYLNSMLNKM
- the pseG gene encoding UDP-2,4-diacetamido-2,4,6-trideoxy-beta-L-altropyranose hydrolase; this encodes MKLLVRADASVEIGMGHRVRCQALIHAFDELGWQCQFVVDRRYQAFASPEDCFIGGKSEEECKSEFLALAKQADVVVLDHYGYSAEEITELHQHQPNLLVLDDMNDRGDFSCKWLLNPLKETYSQRIECPLTGSSYALLRPTFQRLESSDSTPNQLLITLGGTDPLALTWPILDALESFGFPMQDIQVLLGANAKNADQVICFCKEKHIAVEQGITNVTPLMQRAKLAISAAGGTLFELACVGVPTLFAQVADNQTRSLEQHTPLGWCRSIRFDNVAESVRQQRIEALVKEASQRWLDKAWQERARKTARSLVDGNGAKRVAEKINSYFSAP